A portion of the Paenibacillus hamazuiensis genome contains these proteins:
- a CDS encoding transglutaminase-like domain-containing protein, which yields MQGLNLRYDPWRLGAAWGNRPHHGGEMQSSRERSHPVEWVRSAVLTVVLFMLFREWIDPLVRLSEVTEIYSSVPFLWAFGLFMLLDYVKVPAIAGTPLKLLIAMAISGYLHFPETFLSGGWLGELSGTLLEDMQSLLRGNIADLSPPARTFSFLAGWALLISVVQTLVLQRQHAFWFVLLSLFYLILLPVGFGLDTTPALLRTLGLGLLLQALVQLPRLEQRHGLAPRRALPAAWLAAAALLAAGCMLAGYGGAQLAGRDAPSADWRRLTPALERWLEPYAPGAALAPRGQTGYSGDDAVLGEPLAADARVAFVARTPRLTYWRGEAKASYDGRGWRPAASRLERAEALETNEPAPDALAQDVLPRQRGLGRQLFAAGDIVRVETMRSERGEALSGAMLWADAASGRTFIPQLADELGYYRIWSVPVPAEPRPDGSAPASPPEGSAAYLQLPDNLPARVADLTKRITASAAAPFDQAKAVEAYLRANYAYTLNETKPPAAGEDFVDHFLFVQKQGYCNHFSTAMAVMLRTIGIPTRWVKGFAPGTVVAADAAPFPDEAGGRLTVEVTAKDAHSWVEAYIPGTGWVAFEPTPGFQAAESRSQGLETVSAQASAAAVTTASLNAEPAFRTDPAAWLNSFRSAGSFSLLGHNMTIAAAAMGLLLFAALAARRLHLAGGPAAAVSVYAPPPVKMLPAVKLLDRLWRKWAKRHGPPVPGQTVREYMLSRPFATEAERQAAMEFVRLVEAASYNAPSGTAITKRQVIDIWRTMTAKQRSK from the coding sequence GTGCAGGGGCTTAACCTTCGCTACGATCCGTGGCGGCTGGGTGCCGCTTGGGGAAACCGTCCGCATCATGGCGGCGAAATGCAATCCTCCCGCGAGCGTTCGCATCCGGTCGAATGGGTGCGAAGCGCCGTATTGACGGTTGTTTTGTTTATGCTGTTCCGGGAGTGGATCGATCCGCTCGTCCGGTTATCCGAAGTGACGGAAATCTACAGCAGCGTCCCGTTTTTATGGGCATTCGGCCTGTTTATGCTGCTCGATTACGTCAAGGTTCCGGCGATCGCCGGAACACCATTGAAGCTGCTGATCGCGATGGCCATCTCGGGGTATTTGCATTTTCCCGAAACGTTTCTTTCCGGGGGATGGCTCGGCGAACTGTCCGGTACATTGCTAGAGGATATGCAATCGCTTTTGCGCGGAAATATCGCGGATTTGAGCCCGCCTGCGCGGACGTTTTCCTTTCTGGCCGGCTGGGCGCTGCTTATTTCCGTCGTGCAGACGCTTGTGCTGCAGCGCCAGCATGCGTTCTGGTTCGTGCTGCTCTCGCTGTTTTATTTGATCCTGCTACCGGTCGGCTTCGGCCTCGATACGACCCCGGCGCTGCTCCGCACGCTCGGACTCGGGCTGCTGCTGCAGGCACTTGTACAGCTGCCGCGGCTCGAGCAGCGGCATGGCCTCGCGCCGCGCCGCGCTTTGCCGGCGGCCTGGCTCGCCGCGGCGGCGCTGCTGGCCGCCGGCTGCATGCTGGCCGGCTACGGCGGGGCGCAGCTTGCCGGCCGCGATGCGCCGAGCGCCGACTGGCGGCGGCTGACGCCTGCGCTGGAGCGCTGGCTCGAGCCGTATGCCCCCGGCGCCGCGCTCGCGCCGCGCGGGCAAACCGGCTACAGCGGCGACGACGCCGTGCTCGGCGAGCCGCTGGCGGCCGACGCCCGCGTCGCGTTTGTCGCCCGCACCCCCCGCCTGACGTATTGGCGGGGGGAGGCGAAGGCTAGCTACGACGGCCGCGGCTGGCGGCCTGCGGCAAGCCGCCTCGAGCGCGCGGAGGCGCTCGAGACAAACGAGCCTGCGCCGGATGCGCTGGCGCAGGATGTGCTGCCGAGGCAGAGGGGCCTCGGCAGGCAGCTGTTCGCGGCCGGGGACATCGTCCGCGTCGAAACGATGCGCTCGGAGCGGGGCGAAGCCCTCTCCGGCGCAATGCTGTGGGCCGATGCGGCGTCCGGCCGCACGTTTATCCCGCAGCTAGCCGATGAGCTCGGCTATTACCGCATATGGTCCGTCCCGGTGCCGGCGGAGCCGCGGCCGGACGGCAGCGCCCCGGCGTCCCCTCCCGAGGGGAGCGCCGCTTATTTGCAGCTGCCGGACAACCTGCCGGCGCGCGTCGCTGATCTCACGAAGCGGATTACGGCATCCGCCGCCGCTCCGTTCGATCAAGCGAAAGCGGTGGAGGCGTACTTGCGCGCAAACTACGCCTACACGCTGAACGAGACGAAGCCCCCTGCGGCGGGGGAGGACTTCGTCGATCATTTCCTGTTCGTGCAGAAGCAAGGGTACTGCAACCACTTCTCCACCGCAATGGCGGTTATGCTGCGCACGATCGGCATTCCGACCCGCTGGGTCAAAGGGTTCGCCCCGGGCACGGTCGTGGCCGCGGATGCCGCGCCCTTTCCGGATGAAGCGGGAGGCCGCCTGACGGTGGAAGTTACCGCCAAGGACGCTCATTCCTGGGTCGAGGCGTATATTCCCGGCACCGGATGGGTCGCCTTCGAGCCGACGCCGGGGTTTCAGGCGGCAGAGTCGCGATCGCAAGGGCTCGAGACCGTTTCCGCGCAAGCCTCCGCTGCGGCAGTGACGACAGCTTCTCTGAATGCGGAGCCGGCTTTCCGTACGGATCCGGCCGCTTGGCTGAATAGTTTCCGCAGCGCGGGTTCCTTCTCTCTCTTGGGGCATAATATGACCATCGCTGCTGCAGCTATGGGGCTGCTCCTGTTCGCTGCGCTTGCCGCGCGCCGTCTCCACCTTGCCGGCGGACCTGCCGCGGCGGTTTCCGTATACGCGCCGCCGCCTGTTAAAATGCTTCCTGCGGTCAAGCTGCTTGACCGGCTTTGGCGCAAATGGGCGAAGCGGCACGGCCCGCCGGTTCCGGGGCAAACGGTTCGCGAGTACATGCTTTCGCGGCCGTTCGCGACGGAGGCGGAACGACAGGCGGCCATGGAGTTTGTCCGGCTCGTCGAAGCCGCCAGCTACAACGCTCCGTCCGGTACGGCGATCACCAAACGCCAGGTCATTGACATTTGGCGCACCATGACAGCGAAGCAGCGCAGCAAATAG
- the guaA gene encoding glutamine-hydrolyzing GMP synthase has protein sequence MDKPNEIIVVLDFGGQYNQLIARRIRDLGVYSELLPYNTPVEKIKQLQPKGIVFSGGPASVYGENSPIVDEAVYDLGIPILGICYGMQLIAHQLKGKVERAQTREYGKAEVDFKDSCSLVHGLEKRQTVWMSHSDLVVEPPSGFIIDASTDHAPVAAMSHPERKMFAVQFHPEVRHSVYGNDMIKNFLYRVCGCEGKWTMESFIEDTIRDIRNQVGNKKVLCALSGGVDSSVVAILIHKAIGDQLTCMFIDHGLLRKGEAESVMDTFVGKFDMKVVKIDAKERFLGKLAGVDDPEQKRKIIGNEFIRVFEEESARFDDFDFLAQGTLYTDIVESGTATAHTIKSHHNVGGLPEDMKFKLVEPLKALFKDEVRKVGEECGLPAAIVWRQPFPGPGLAIRVLGEVTEEKLHIVRESDAILREEIAKAGLDREIWQYFTALPGMKSVGVMGDARTYSYTVGIRAVTSIDGMTADWARIPYEVLEKISTRIVNEVENVNRVVYDITSKPPATIEWE, from the coding sequence ATGGACAAGCCGAACGAAATCATCGTCGTGCTCGACTTCGGCGGGCAGTACAATCAGTTGATCGCGAGACGGATCAGGGATCTGGGCGTTTACAGCGAGCTTTTACCGTACAATACGCCTGTGGAGAAAATCAAACAGCTTCAGCCTAAAGGGATCGTGTTTTCCGGCGGTCCTGCCAGCGTGTACGGAGAAAACTCGCCGATCGTCGACGAGGCGGTTTACGATCTGGGCATTCCGATTTTGGGCATATGCTACGGCATGCAGCTGATCGCCCATCAGCTTAAAGGCAAGGTCGAGCGGGCGCAAACGCGCGAATACGGTAAAGCCGAAGTGGATTTCAAAGACAGCTGCTCCCTGGTGCACGGGCTGGAGAAACGCCAAACGGTCTGGATGAGCCACAGCGACCTCGTCGTCGAGCCGCCGTCCGGCTTTATTATCGATGCCAGCACGGACCATGCTCCTGTCGCAGCCATGAGCCACCCGGAACGTAAAATGTTCGCCGTTCAGTTCCATCCTGAAGTCAGGCACTCCGTGTACGGCAACGACATGATCAAAAACTTCCTGTACCGCGTTTGCGGCTGCGAAGGCAAATGGACGATGGAATCGTTCATCGAGGACACGATCCGCGATATCCGCAATCAGGTCGGAAACAAGAAGGTGCTGTGCGCGCTTAGCGGCGGGGTCGATTCTTCGGTCGTGGCGATTTTGATTCACAAAGCGATCGGCGATCAGCTGACCTGCATGTTCATCGATCATGGACTTCTGCGCAAAGGCGAAGCGGAAAGCGTCATGGACACATTTGTCGGCAAATTTGATATGAAAGTGGTCAAAATCGACGCGAAGGAACGTTTCCTCGGCAAATTGGCCGGCGTCGACGATCCGGAGCAGAAGCGAAAAATCATCGGCAACGAATTTATCCGCGTGTTCGAAGAAGAATCGGCGCGTTTCGACGATTTCGATTTCCTGGCTCAAGGTACGCTGTATACGGATATTGTGGAAAGCGGCACGGCAACCGCGCATACGATCAAGTCCCACCATAACGTTGGCGGCCTCCCTGAGGATATGAAATTCAAGCTCGTCGAGCCTTTGAAAGCTTTGTTCAAGGACGAAGTGCGCAAGGTCGGCGAAGAGTGCGGCCTGCCTGCGGCTATCGTATGGCGCCAGCCGTTCCCGGGACCGGGTCTTGCCATCCGCGTGCTCGGCGAAGTGACCGAGGAGAAGCTGCACATCGTGCGCGAGTCCGACGCGATTCTGCGTGAGGAAATTGCCAAAGCGGGACTGGACCGCGAGATTTGGCAGTATTTCACCGCTCTTCCGGGAATGAAAAGCGTCGGCGTCATGGGTGACGCCCGCACGTACTCCTACACCGTAGGCATTCGCGCGGTAACGTCGATCGACGGGATGACGGCCGACTGGGCACGCATTCCTTACGAGGTTCTGGAGAAAATCTCAACCCGCATCGTCAATGAAGTCGAAAACGTCAACCGCGTCGTTTACGATATTACATCCAAACCGCCTGCCACGATTGAGTGGGAATAA
- a CDS encoding NCS2 family permease: MDQFFKLKEHGSNVRTEIMAGLTTFMTMAYILAVNPNILSAFGSGATGMDWTSVFLATALAGGIFTIAMGLFVNFPVALAPGMGLNAYFATVIMASQGKFTYQMALASVFISGIIFIILTVTKVRQMLLVAVPENLKHAITVGIGLFITIIGLKNSGIMTVAVEATKDIPAHKFTDVLSFETVIHMGSLKDPNVQLAIIGIILISVLMVLRVRGAILFGILLTTVAGLLMGQVDLKTLTSEKTTWVPDLSKLAFAHFDFAGIMNAGIITVIATFTFVELFDTFGTLVGTANRAGYMKNKEEGNRRVGKAMFVDAVGVSGGALLGTSTVTAYVESASGIAEGGRTGLTSVTTGVCFLLSLFLAPIAALIPGSATAAALVVVGLLMMQAIKEIDFQDFVVAIPAFLTIVLMPFTYNIANGISFGIFSYVVLATIANISGKSRYNVHWLMWVLAVLIVLRYILIGSEG; encoded by the coding sequence ATGGATCAGTTCTTCAAGCTGAAAGAACACGGTTCGAATGTCAGAACGGAGATTATGGCCGGATTGACGACGTTTATGACGATGGCCTATATTTTGGCCGTCAATCCGAACATACTCAGCGCTTTTGGCTCGGGCGCGACAGGGATGGACTGGACCTCGGTGTTCCTGGCTACAGCGCTCGCCGGAGGCATTTTTACGATTGCGATGGGATTGTTCGTGAATTTTCCGGTCGCTCTGGCTCCCGGGATGGGGCTTAACGCTTATTTCGCTACGGTGATCATGGCTTCGCAGGGCAAGTTTACTTATCAGATGGCGCTTGCCTCCGTGTTTATTTCAGGGATTATTTTTATCATTCTGACCGTAACCAAAGTTCGCCAAATGCTTCTCGTTGCCGTGCCGGAAAATCTCAAGCACGCGATTACGGTCGGCATCGGTCTGTTTATTACGATTATCGGTCTCAAAAACAGCGGAATTATGACCGTTGCCGTCGAAGCGACCAAGGACATTCCGGCTCATAAATTTACGGATGTGCTTTCCTTCGAGACGGTTATACATATGGGCAGCCTGAAAGACCCTAACGTTCAGCTCGCGATCATTGGGATTATCCTGATTTCGGTGCTTATGGTGCTTCGCGTGCGCGGGGCCATTTTGTTCGGGATTTTGCTGACGACAGTAGCAGGGCTCTTGATGGGGCAGGTTGATTTAAAGACACTCACAAGTGAAAAAACGACCTGGGTGCCGGATTTAAGCAAGCTCGCTTTTGCGCATTTCGATTTTGCAGGCATTATGAATGCGGGGATCATTACGGTTATCGCGACGTTTACATTTGTGGAGTTGTTCGATACGTTCGGAACCTTGGTCGGAACCGCAAATCGCGCCGGTTACATGAAAAATAAAGAAGAAGGAAACCGTCGCGTCGGCAAAGCGATGTTCGTGGACGCGGTCGGTGTGAGCGGCGGCGCTCTGCTTGGAACAAGCACCGTAACGGCTTATGTAGAAAGTGCTTCGGGCATCGCCGAAGGCGGGCGTACGGGACTTACTTCCGTGACAACCGGCGTTTGCTTCCTGCTCTCGCTGTTCCTGGCTCCAATCGCCGCGCTGATCCCGGGATCGGCTACGGCTGCTGCGCTGGTAGTCGTTGGTCTTCTGATGATGCAGGCGATTAAAGAAATCGACTTCCAGGATTTTGTCGTAGCTATTCCTGCGTTTCTGACGATCGTTCTGATGCCTTTCACATATAATATAGCCAACGGCATCTCGTTCGGGATTTTCTCTTACGTCGTTCTCGCCACCATTGCCAACATAAGCGGAAAAAGCCGCTACAACGTGCATTGGCTGATGTGGGTTCTCGCTGTGCTGATCGTGCTGCGCTACATATTAATAGGCAGTGAAGGTTGA
- the purE gene encoding 5-(carboxyamino)imidazole ribonucleotide mutase yields the protein MSARVGVIMGSQSDWETMKHACGILEELEIPYEKKVVSAHRTPDLMFEYAETAAQKGLQVIIAGAGGAAHLPGMVAAKTELPVIGVPVKTSTLNGLDSLLSIVQMPGGIPVATVAIGQAGATNAGLLAAQILGAFEPQIQERVKKRRERIREQVIESSSLE from the coding sequence ATGTCGGCACGTGTCGGTGTCATCATGGGGAGCCAATCGGATTGGGAAACGATGAAGCATGCTTGCGGCATCTTGGAGGAATTGGAGATTCCGTACGAAAAGAAAGTTGTTTCCGCACATCGTACACCGGATTTAATGTTCGAATACGCGGAGACGGCGGCGCAGAAAGGGCTGCAGGTCATTATTGCCGGCGCGGGCGGAGCCGCCCATTTGCCGGGGATGGTTGCAGCGAAGACGGAGCTTCCGGTCATTGGTGTTCCGGTGAAAACTTCAACGTTAAACGGTCTGGATTCGCTTCTGTCGATAGTGCAAATGCCGGGGGGCATTCCGGTAGCAACTGTGGCAATCGGGCAAGCGGGCGCCACGAATGCGGGGCTGCTCGCCGCGCAAATTTTAGGGGCCTTCGAACCGCAGATACAGGAAAGAGTCAAGAAACGCCGTGAGCGTATTCGCGAGCAAGTTATTGAAAGCAGCAGTTTGGAGTGA
- the purK gene encoding 5-(carboxyamino)imidazole ribonucleotide synthase, translating to MMTSDKAKKILPGSTIGVLGGGQLGRMLALAGRHMGYRFVTLDPTPDAPCGQVADRQITAAYHDVTAAAILAEQCDVITYEFENVDAAVTEMLMNESYVPQGSELLYTTQHRIREKQAIEAAGVQVAPYEEIHSLAGLKEAVGRFGMPCVLKTATGGYDGKGQWVIRSEEEIEDAYETLLKAKTDLVLEKFIRFEKEISVIAARSPRGEVRAFPAAENVHVDNILHLSIVPARVDAHILQKAEQLAVRIAESMEVIGLIAVEMFLTPDGELYVNELAPRPHNSGHYTMEACKTSQFEQHIRAICNLPLGSTELMSPVVMVNVLGEHVQPVLDFLEAQEKDPEEATVKVHLYGKHEAKPKRKMGHLNVLADTTEKALSWIEQTRIWESKDSE from the coding sequence ATGATGACTTCGGACAAAGCGAAAAAGATTTTGCCCGGAAGCACGATCGGAGTGCTCGGGGGAGGACAATTGGGAAGAATGTTAGCGTTAGCCGGTCGCCACATGGGTTACCGGTTTGTGACGTTGGACCCGACGCCGGATGCGCCTTGCGGTCAGGTGGCGGACCGGCAAATCACCGCGGCTTATCATGATGTGACGGCGGCGGCGATTTTGGCGGAGCAGTGCGATGTGATTACGTATGAATTTGAAAATGTGGACGCGGCCGTGACGGAAATGCTGATGAACGAGTCGTATGTACCGCAGGGCAGCGAGCTGCTTTATACGACGCAGCACCGAATTCGCGAAAAGCAGGCGATCGAGGCGGCCGGCGTACAGGTGGCGCCTTACGAAGAAATTCACAGTCTGGCGGGACTTAAGGAAGCGGTGGGCCGCTTCGGCATGCCCTGCGTGCTGAAGACGGCTACCGGCGGCTATGACGGCAAAGGGCAGTGGGTTATCCGCTCGGAGGAAGAAATCGAGGATGCCTACGAAACGCTGCTGAAAGCGAAGACGGATCTCGTCCTGGAGAAGTTTATCCGCTTTGAGAAAGAAATATCCGTCATAGCGGCGCGCAGTCCGCGGGGAGAAGTGAGGGCGTTTCCGGCGGCGGAAAACGTGCACGTTGATAATATTCTTCATCTGTCCATCGTCCCGGCTCGGGTCGATGCGCACATACTGCAAAAAGCCGAACAATTGGCGGTTCGCATCGCGGAATCGATGGAAGTGATCGGGCTGATCGCGGTGGAGATGTTTTTGACGCCGGACGGCGAGCTGTACGTCAACGAACTGGCGCCGCGGCCGCACAATTCCGGCCATTACACGATGGAAGCATGCAAAACGTCGCAGTTCGAGCAGCATATCCGCGCCATTTGCAACCTGCCTCTCGGATCGACGGAGCTGATGAGTCCGGTTGTGATGGTTAACGTTCTCGGAGAGCATGTACAGCCGGTATTGGACTTTTTGGAGGCGCAGGAGAAAGATCCGGAAGAAGCGACCGTGAAGGTGCATCTGTACGGCAAGCATGAGGCGAAGCCGAAAAGGAAGATGGGTCACCTCAATGTGCTTGCGGATACGACGGAGAAAGCGCTGAGCTGGATAGAACAGACCCGGATTTGGGAAAGTAAGGATAGCGAATAG
- the purB gene encoding adenylosuccinate lyase, with the protein MLERYSRPEMVRIWTEENKFKAWLEVEILSCEAWSELGVIPKEDVQELREKASFNIDRIYEIEQETRHDVIAFTRAVSETLGPERKWVHYGLTSTDVVDTALGYLLKQANEILEKDILNFIDILKQQAIKYKDVPMMGRTHGVHAEPTTFGLKMALWYEEMKRNLERFRFAADGVQYGKISGAVGTYANIDPFVETYVCEKLGTKPAPISTQTLQRDRHAEYMATLALIATSLDKFATEIRALQKSEFREVEEPFAKGQKGSSAMPHKRNPIGCENISGLSRVIRGHMITAYENVALWHERDISHSSAERVILPDATILLNYMLNRFGNIVKNLTVFPENMKRNMQSTYGVPFSGRVMTKLIDKGFSREQAYDTVQPRAMQAWEEQRSFRDIIENTPAIREHLSLEEIEDCFNPSWHLKHVDTIFERLGLK; encoded by the coding sequence ATGTTAGAGCGTTACAGCAGGCCGGAAATGGTCCGTATTTGGACCGAGGAGAACAAGTTTAAAGCATGGCTGGAAGTGGAGATTTTGTCCTGCGAGGCATGGTCCGAGCTGGGTGTGATACCTAAGGAAGACGTTCAGGAGCTGCGGGAAAAAGCAAGCTTCAACATCGACCGCATCTATGAGATCGAGCAGGAGACCCGTCACGACGTCATCGCGTTTACCCGTGCGGTATCCGAGACTCTTGGACCGGAGCGCAAATGGGTGCATTACGGGCTGACGTCGACGGACGTGGTGGATACGGCGCTTGGTTATTTGTTAAAGCAGGCGAACGAGATACTTGAGAAAGACATTCTCAATTTCATCGACATTCTCAAGCAGCAGGCGATTAAATATAAAGACGTGCCGATGATGGGACGGACGCACGGCGTTCATGCGGAGCCGACCACTTTTGGCCTGAAAATGGCGCTTTGGTACGAGGAAATGAAGCGTAATCTGGAGCGGTTCCGCTTTGCTGCGGACGGTGTGCAGTATGGGAAAATCTCCGGAGCGGTTGGCACGTACGCGAACATCGATCCGTTTGTGGAAACGTACGTCTGCGAGAAGCTCGGTACGAAGCCGGCGCCGATCTCGACGCAAACGCTGCAGCGTGACCGCCACGCGGAGTACATGGCGACGCTGGCGCTGATCGCAACGTCGCTTGACAAGTTCGCGACGGAAATCCGCGCTTTGCAGAAGAGCGAGTTCCGCGAGGTGGAGGAGCCTTTTGCCAAAGGTCAAAAAGGTTCGTCCGCGATGCCGCACAAGCGCAACCCGATCGGCTGCGAAAACATTTCCGGCTTGTCCCGCGTCATCCGCGGTCATATGATCACCGCCTATGAAAATGTAGCACTCTGGCATGAACGCGACATCTCGCACTCCTCGGCGGAGCGCGTCATTTTGCCGGATGCGACGATTTTGCTCAACTATATGCTGAACCGTTTCGGCAATATCGTGAAAAACTTGACCGTGTTCCCGGAAAACATGAAGCGCAACATGCAAAGCACGTACGGCGTACCTTTCTCCGGCCGCGTGATGACGAAGCTGATCGACAAAGGCTTCAGCCGCGAGCAGGCGTACGATACGGTGCAGCCGAGAGCGATGCAGGCGTGGGAAGAGCAGCGTTCGTTCCGCGACATTATCGAAAATACGCCGGCGATTCGCGAGCATTTGAGCCTGGAAGAGATTGAAGATTGCTTTA